The nucleotide sequence CTTGactagtcgatcgcgtctgatgttgagagaatttaataacatacccccAAAAAATGCCGTCAACCAATGTGTGTTTTGTAAAATGAATGATACTGTAGtgcagtgctcttcaacaggggttccgcaacaCATGCAGTGGGGTCCGTGAGTTTATAGGGTTCCTTGGGGGTCCGCGTAAAGGAAAAAATGACTGCTGGGCCagtaaaattgcaaaaaatgattattcttCTTTTCCATTTTTGGATGAATTTCTAAGTGCGCAACATCAAGAAGGACTCCTAGTTATCCgtaatgatattaattctgagGAAACCTTCGAAAAAAATGGgaaggaatatttttggatttctcTTCACAGTTGCAAAAATGCATTAAAACTTCTGTGTCAATTTCCCAATACCTATTTGTGTAAATCAGCATTTTCTGCTTTAAcaactatataaaaaaaaaacgaagttGTTTAAAGAGTGTAGACATGTGTATGAGAATTGCTTTGAGCGCCGTTGAGCCACgattcaagaagattgcaaaaaaatgcaagaacaacctagtcattgaatttcacgcttgttaccttctttctgtttcgttgttgaggtggaaatatttgaaatacaaaaattcgAATTACAAatattcgtgttttttttttgttatttggggttccataaaaaaacgaaaaatgatatcaggggttccgcaataacaaaaaggttgaagagcactgctgTGAGTGTAGTGTAAACGCGCAAAATACGAAATTTACATATAGTATTTGAGCCCGGCAAGGCCGATAGAGCATATTAATACGTAACAAAAGCAAGTTCGCCGCTGCCAAAGTTAAGAAATGAAGTGCCGAATATCGAGTGCTTGACTTACAAACGACCGTACTACaacttctgcagtatgcgaAAGTAATTGTCTCACTCCTAGAGTAGTGTGATGAATTTTATTCGCAACGGTAGCATTGGCATCAGAATGCCCGATTTTTTCTAATTCTAAGCGAGTGTAGAATCGGACTCGGAGGAAATTACAAATTtagaagtttgagcagtcatgtaacatttatggtttgggaatattttttttttcgctgtttagataatacatTGACACTTGGCAAGGTTTTTCGAGGAATTTTCAACACTCCACGACTAAAACTTAGGCAGGTCCTAAATCTGAATCACTtctaaataaattatgaaacatttactccggaTACAATTACATAATCCAATTAGAGAATTAAATTGACATaagaaatacaattttttcGTTCGTTTTTGTGTATTACCGATTAGTCGATCGCGAACTATTTTGacgattttagtcgatcgcggccgcaagcaggttggccacccctggtatattCGATAACCACAAAGCGGCCACACAGATACCAAATAGTAAACCAACTTAATTTCTTGCAGCCTGGCAAAAAATCCTAATCGCGTACCAGCGGGCCAACTACTCATTCGGatgtaacatgatcaaaaaagctataaaaaagaaaatattattggcGCTTGTAACACTATCACTCAATTACATTTACTAATAGCGTatgcgtcaatagggccaaccggggcaaggccccggttgttttttcggtataatgaaaaatattcgaaaaatacctcaatatcgattgcacagactgtctacactagccatattctcccgacatggttcatttttcgctcgcaaagccttcgccgaacgtcgacggggcgacgccgattttgccccggttgctcattgtatatcgtattctctcttttatcttccactcgccgcgtttgtctcgtttgttttctgtttcttttactaaatcatcggggccgatcgggactagccccgaaattatgacgacacaatgccgacgtttcttacaacaacgtgttgacatattcacgcattccttctcgttcgttggttgcttgaagagttgatagtttcctcgccttcgtttttgtcgcttgtttcgctatttgaatcagttagagagtagagacctttagtccatttgctttcgattttccacattccttttgagctcctcacttctttccggcttcgcatttcttagccttagacctcataatgaataaggttgatgcactacttcgcactccgttttcgcagctgccgctggaacaaaaattagaggtacaacgtcttgggccttatcaaccaaaaaattgttcactgaaacaatcccatgacggaggaaagcgtcggcgtacattctgcgcagaaacttggtataaaaaacacgaatggttgtgttacagcgaggacaaaaatgcacttttttgtttttattgcctcgattgatagatgttttgaagttcattggttgtcacgagctgctTCTCCGTGGGCAcaatgaacgggctggctcttctaatagaggggtatttttggatatggtggaatacaccgcatccctagatacagtattgagagatcatcttgatgccgcaactgtttcgaaagggacatccaaggatatccaaaatgatttgctcgactcaatgtataaaatttatttacaacatttgactctggaaattgagaattgccagttcctttcgattcagtctgacgagacaactgacatcacgtgcgtttcccaactggctgtgatttttcggtttgtgaaagatggtaaacctaccgagagatttcacagctttgtaccaatcgttgatcgcacggcttgcgggatatcggctgtactgaaagaagtgttacagccttacaacgcgaagtcaaaattgatagctcaaacttatgacggcgcggcagtcatgagtgggtcgaaacatggtgttcaagttcatataaaagaagattttcctcatgcgcattttttacattgttatgcacaccaatttattttcggtattaaaaatatgtgtcttgatacccctctcgtccgtatattttttgcaaatgtttcggggttttcttcatttttttccgtttcgccgaagcgctctgacctccttcgccagatatgtagccgccgtctccaagcttgtgcaccaacacgttggaacttccaatcacgcgtggtgcagggcgtgtccgaaattaggtctgggctcattgagtgtttcaatggcattcagagctctccggtttgggacgaacgctctgtgagggaggcggcaggtctaaagcgtctgctagaagatggtgagttttcattttttctcgcttttttctccacaatattctatcacgtggatgtattatacggcgcattgcagtcaaggctaatggatggagcgtctgtgcagtcgtgtatttcagacttctgcgatgctgtatctcgtatccgggaaacaataaaatacgacgacacatgaagtgcttctttacgccgcgggcaaacaacgcagcgtttgattttgtctgcaaaggaatgctgtgacattctggtggatcaaataggcgatcgtctgcgcactgaacaccttgccgcgttctctttgatcaATGagtgtatatatgctcattgctttgatgaaccccaaaaaattttcaaaatttgcacgtcaatttcccatccatttgttggctactgtctccaaattttaccccatgataaacgtgggtaaattggaaaatgaattgcgatgtatatacaccaatcaaacttttttgaacatcacatcaacttgcgcgctctatgggttaacactctagtaactacctttgcggcgtctgcaaatttctggacatcattttgacgacgcctatttcttccgccgacgcagagcgaacattcagcacgctgaagcgtattaaaacgtatctcagaaacacgatgaagcaagatagattaaattccttggctgttttatccattcacagagacgttatttctgggatgcatgactttaatcagcgcgttattgagcattttgcttccaagaaaccgcggcgtgttgcatatatgttcaagcagtagaagtctagcagcatatatatttatgagtgagcgacgcatgtccttatctttgcattaactttcctttcttcatagtaacgttttaaaccttattttaggttttgtctgctttcccgaagtttctgttaatatgtcattgtatttatctgggtaaatattgcctttccttttgaaagaggtttcaaaataaactatgtctatatttattaatcccttgacttggaccggttttaaagacactttcttatcgttaaaaattgtcgcttttgccgattggttgttaccgatggaatggtttttatacccataaaatgatgggagaacttacagcgctcatcctgtccccgtagatgggggtgacttggtcccgcagtagcttgccccggttgtcaaaatgaccacgcgccgccacttaATACCGATACCTATCGACCAGCTGGAATGGATACGTACTACATGACAGTTTTCTTGGGCAATTGTGGCTTCGTTTGGACAACAAATGGTCGAGTTATTGCTCAAAAAATACGAAGTTAGGCACTTTTACGATACATGCCGACCAGCACAAATTTCATATTCCAACTTTAAAATCCTATTCATTTGTGTGCGcatgtttgacagaaattagGCGACCCCGAAAAATCTTCACGCGACCCCGTTTGTGAACCACCGGTTTACGCCACGAATGGAGTTTTACGACGTCACAACCGTTTCATAGCACAGGTCAACGTCTCGCGGCCGCTTTGATAATACCAATAAATTGGTTTGCGGCCTGCGAGTTAGTAGACATCTTCCAATTGGAAAATCACTTCTACAACTAGCCTTTACAAaatgtataatataatataattaatctgcTATAAGCGGCGCAATTCGGAATTTTTCTCTCAATGATTGAGAATTTAGAGTCCTTGTGATAATTAGAGTCTCTAGCCTAGTCAGAACACTTGCGCCGATTTTAAACACCCAACCCCGATTTTAAATACATCCACTTCAAGTCTATCAGTAATGTTGCTGAACTGATTTAATACTGGTGAACTATGAGAAATTATACACACAGATATCAACTACATAGAAATCAACAAAACtgactgcaaaaaaaaaacgattgcACTAAATATAAAGTGAACTTTTTGTAAATGTTAGAAAATCAAGACCTGAAAGTTAAAGGAACTTCTTCATGCCAAAAAAGCATTAACAATGGTATTACTAATACAATAATCAACAATAATTAACACGGGGACAGAGACAAGGATTCGGCATCTTTACAGTCAAATGCCACAACATGAAAGGCATTGGAAATACAGATCAGAAAAAATAGATAATGGGAGTCTTTAATGCATAATTTGATTAACATAACAATCCAGATAAATCAGCATAAAAAAATCTTATCGAAATGTCAAAATACTGTTTCCTTCTTATATTTTGGGCATACCAGCAACCACCTCTCCTTCAATTCCACACTCGTTGTTACCACGAAGGATCTTGAAAAATCCATGATCGCCCCAATCGTTGTTCCAACTGTTTGCCACCAGCCAGTATGGAGTGCCATTTTCCACACCCCATCCTAAAATCCTAATCGCATGACCACCAAGCTCTTTTCCTGTCACATGCTTGTACACTCCTGTTATGGACAAGAATGGATCATAATACCATATTCTTAAACATATTTACCCAAAGCTTGGAAAGCTGCGTAAGATTCACAATAACATATGCCCAATCAATATGGCTTTATTAAAATTACTGTAAACTAATAAATTTGCTTgccacaaaatttgaaatatcgaaacatttttttgaaatttaaaatctgaatgatttttgcatttttcaatatcaaattattCTGTATAAACATCCTTTTTCACAACACAACCTTTCATCTTCAGAGAATTTTTTGCCCATTCATGTAACGGATGTGACTGgtacaataaaattaaatattcatgcTTGATCTCAtaaatgaacaaatatttttcaattataaatttataaaattcaatTACCACCCGAAAGGCACGAGTAGACAATTAAAACATCTTACCAGATTTGTAAGTCGGGAAATCGGCATACACAGTAAATGCAGCTTCAACAGGACCATTGGTCATGATTTCCATTTGGATTTTTTCAACTTCCTCAGATATAGCATAGGCACTGGCTCCATAATGCTTGTCGGATTTGTAGTCTATTGATTTATCCCCTTCACACGTTCTTACACATTTTGGTGTGTTCTCTTCTCCAGAGCATGGTTGTCTGGAACCTACATTTAGTATATCAATAattggcactccagaagtatgtgtactaatatggagataactaattttgttcgcctacttcacatcaagttgtgtaaagggactgaaacctatggacggGTGTAAAtacatttggctaacacagacagtcccagacTCTTAatagaaaatctgaataaaattatggcctaaccctaatctggtagcCAATAATTAGTCAATGagaaaatgataaattattaAGTATTAACAACATATGAAGCACAACATTAAGTTGCCAATCGTATCCAGTACAAAATCTTTAAAAATGTCATTATTCAGttagaaatttaaatttctgagctcaaataaaacacaaatgaTTAACATGATATTCACATGAATATCCAGTTGTAACTGAATctgagaaaataatttttccaaccGTATAACTAACCATTTATATGATGTTCACATGGTTTGATCTCATAAGGCAAACATCCTGTTGTAGTACCATATAATCCACCAGTTACCAATCCATTTCTCTTCCAATATTCCCATGCCATTTGTGGAAATCCTCCATTGCATCTGAAAAATAATCAAGATGCATACCTGTTGCATACTAATGAAACCTGTTTTTACAGAAATTTCCAATTGATTCAGGCTGTTGAAATTGCAAATCTATATTCGAAACAAGTTCAAATTACAGATAATACAACTACTTTTACTAGTTCCATAACTGCATAAATGAATTAGTTTACATctcaataattaataaatacaacATTTGGGCAGAGACATAGCAAATCTAGTTTaatgtgtaaaaaaaataaaattaaaaattattacaaattaaaattacaattttagtTTCATGACATTGTGCACAAACAAGCACCATTAGAATTTGATTGATCAAGTCACATGATTTGTGACTTTATATTGAATGGCAAATTTTTTCGACAATTGCTTACAAACAGCATGCAAGTTTGCTGTTAACATAGAGAAGTCTTGAGCAATTGAAGCACATTATTAATTTTCAATACGCATACAAATTAGTGATATTGATTAAGCCACATGATTTGTGACGTTATAATGAATGTAagtttttttgacattttattcCAGACAGTCATGTGACATGACTCATGGGGAAGTCTTAAGCAATTGAAGCCcgttattatttttcaatacgCTTATTAAATTCTTGAGTGACGGATTGTATTTAAATGAAACTAGGTATTACTAATATAAAAAGACAATAGAGCAGATCCATGGATCCATTTCCcatcttcaaaaaaaatttacatacaTCATGTGTCATGGAATTAACTTGTATTCCAAATTGTGACTCACTCATAATGTCAATACTTTTAACAATAACATCATGTGATTTTGCCAACAacaggaaataataaaaaattcaaccTAAGCCTATTAGTAATGCATCATCGAACCATGCACAATGCACTTTGTGACATGCATTACAAATATTAACACAGTTAGTTAGTActattaaaaatgaattgatATAAGTTCTATATTGTGTCAGGTATATTGAATAAGCAATGTTCATTCTCTATATTCATAGCGGCCATCATTCAGTAATTTTCCAATAGATTTGATCTCATAAAAACCGCATGACCGATCATGTATCCGACTGAGAAACAAACTTTCATGTCAGCATCACATGATTCAATAAATGACCTTAGGGTTTTTGAGCCCAGGCTAATGATTTACCAGATGCTgttagttttgatacatttaGTGCATTTTCATTTGATGCATTTAGTGCATTCtcatttgttaatattttatagcATTACTGAAATAAGTTTTTGAAATAGATTCCCAGCTTTATTGAATTGCATGATTTCATAATTGTGGTCTATCACACAATAGGAAAAACCCTGATATGCGTTTTTCACTTGTGGGAACACAATTTTAAAACACTGATAATAACTTTGCCACATTGCATATCTCCATAGACCATAACTAACATCTTTTAATTACATATACCTGACAAATATTCATTACAAGATTATGAGTTAATATGAATTTTTACCCGTTGCCGCACTCAATACCACAGCAAGTTAACAAATCTTCTGCCGATACCTCGACAATATGCTTCCCGTTGCTTGC is from Styela clava chromosome 9, kaStyClav1.hap1.2, whole genome shotgun sequence and encodes:
- the LOC120339476 gene encoding cathepsin B-like, with protein sequence MMKIILAILGLLVAVEATPHIVASFSPSFKEIVDHVNSLGTTWKAGHNFDPLHYTPDTIARWCGTIMGKRILPLQTEKTKIRATDIPDDFDARKQWPNCPSIREVRDQGNCGSCWAFGAVEAMSDRYCIASNGKHIVEVSAEDLLTCCGIECGNGCNGGFPQMAWEYWKRNGLVTGGLYGTTTGCLPYEIKPCEHHINGSRQPCSGEENTPKCVRTCEGDKSIDYKSDKHYGASAYAISEEVEKIQMEIMTNGPVEAAFTVYADFPTYKSGVYKHVTGKELGGHAIRILGWGVENGTPYWLVANSWNNDWGDHGFFKILRGNNECGIEGEVVAGMPKI